The genomic stretch GAAGATCAAGGCTCAGTACGGACTGACAGAAGCCGAGACAACAAACGAGGAGCTAACCCTGTTGGCCTTGGGGTTCGATTATAAACTGGCAAGCAAGAGTAAGGTTTATGCTTACGTGTCTCAGGTGGAGGCGGACCTGGCTGACTCTGAGGACTCCACATTTGGTATGGGCTTCGAGCATAAGTTTTCCATGTAGGGTCGAGCGTGATCGCTGAATATGGCGAGACCGACGTATCTAAAATATTTTCCGGATTTCAAGTTCATTTAAGGTTCGTGTGAGAGCCTACTTGCGAGTTAACTAAGGTTATTTAATGGCGGGAATGCTTCATTCCCGCCTTTTTTTTGGTCTTTCGTCCGGTGTTCTAGCTGGTTTTAAGATTTACGCCACTATCCGTACGAATCGAACATCACAAACAATCAAGAAAGAAACTGGAGGAGACTACGTTGAAACGCAACATTCTGGCCACTGCGATTGCGGGGATGACAACACTGTCGGGAAGTTGGGCCGCGACGGCAGCGGAGATTGAATTCCACGGTGATATGGATAACCGCTTTCAGGCTTACACCAATCAAAGAGACTGGTTTTCTGGTGGTAACTCAGGTGGCGGTACGCTGAAAGATGACGAGCCGACCGAGAGCTTCGGCGAGGTCAAATATCGCTTCTGGGCGAAGGCAACTTCCGACGACAAAAACGTTACCGGTGTATTCGCGACGGAGATTGGAGGCATCCGCTACGGTGAGGGTTCGGGTGGCGACTATTCCGGTGATGGTGTGAACATCGAAACACGGTGGGCTTATGTGGATTTTTTGGTGCCCAACACGCTAGACCAGCGCGTATCGCTGGGCTTGCAGCCGGTGTCAGTGAACCGACATGTCTGGACTGAAACCGCCACAGCCGCTGTTTGGAAAGGCTCACTGGGCTCTGGATTTGACTATCAGTTGTTATGGGGGCGAGGTGACTCTTCCAATGAGAGCGGCGTCGACTCAGAACAGGACGAAGGCTGGGATGGCGCGGACAACTTTGCGATCAACCTGAACAAGCGTTACTCACCGAACCTGAGCGCGGGCCTCTTCTATCTCTATCAGATGAATGATCAAATTGCTGAGGGAATAGGTACGGTAAATAGCAGGGAGTATGAACTGAAGAGTATCGCTGATAACTCCAAATATTCCGTTTCCAGCTTTGGGGTGGAGATGGATTACGGTCAAGAGACGTCGCTAGGCCGCATGTTCGTGAAGGGTACGGTGATTGGCCAAAGCGGAACAATAGAAGGTGTAAATTTCGTCCCATTGAATGGTGCTACGAATCCCAATACGAACTATGACCTTTCGACCTTTCTGGGACGCGGCGAGCTCGGGCTGCAATTTGGACCAAACCAACTGACGTACACCGTGCTCTACGCATCGGGCGATGGCAATGAGCAAGACGGGGACTTCGACGCCTTCATCGCCACGGATGTCGACTTCAGCGACAGTATGATTTTTCAGGAAAACATGACGAGCGATGACTACTTCGCCGAAACACCCTATATCCTCGACAAAGGGTATTTCATGAACAAGCTACAGCTCGATCATAAAGTAGCGGCCAATATTACGGTCAGCGGAATGATTGTCTACAACCGCTTGGCTGAGGACATTGCACTTGCCGATGGATCGTCCTCAAAAGATCTCGGACTGGAATTTGGCTCCAAGGTCTCGTACTTCCCATACCCTTCGCTTGAGCTGTCGGCAGAAGCTGCATACCTGGCATCAGGCGATGCTATGGATGCGCTGGAAGAAACTGCCTTGCAGGACGGCAAAAGCGATCAGGACATTGTTCATGTTGCCGGTCGGGTAAGGTACAAGTTCTAACAAGAACGGGGTGGTGGGAGCGCCACCCCGCTTTTGTTATACAAAATGAATCCGCATTAAGTGACTTTTTCCTATGATGACTCGTTCTGCAGTATTTGTGTTCCTGATGCTACTACTAGCTGGTGCGGTACAGGCGGTTGAGCGTGAGCATCCAGCAAAGGCAAAGGTCACTCAGGTAGATCGTGATCAAAAAGTGCTTTCCCTCACAGTCGACGATGCCACTGTTGAGGTAGGTGATTTATTTGTTGTGTTGTGGGAGCCTGATCATGCAGGCATCCTGGAGCAAAACCTTGCAGTCATCGGTATCGAGAGTATCGGAAAGGATCAGGCGGTAGGGAAATTGCTGTTTGGAACGATGCCCTCCGTTGGCGCTGTATCGAAACGCTTTTACGGTATCCCGGCGGTGTTTACTGATAGAGCCGGCGACCCCAGGGCGGTAACGCCGGCGTTGAAAGCCCGATTTCCTGATCTTTTGTGGCGGGACGAGCCAGAGGCGTCAAACGATGTGCCATTGGTGCGTTTTCAGGTTACCGGGAGAGGTCAAGCCGTTGCGACTTACAATAACACCTGGTTGGTCGGCATCGTACAGACCAATGCTGAAGAAGGTCGGGTAGGTCCGGTTGAGGAGGAGGCTTTAGCGTCTCCATTTGCCAGACTGCCCATCAACGCAAAGTCGTTGTCCGCGTTTCGTTCTGGCAGCGATTACTATTTTGCGGCGGAGCATGGAAACAAACTCAGCTTTTTCCATGTTAATTCCAGTGGGGCTGTTCAGAGCCTGGCGTCCATTGAGGTGCCCCGTCGGGAGAAAGTCATCCGAATGGACTGGTACGTTTCAGAGAACTCATACTACCTCATTTTAAATCAGTGGAATGGCCGTCGCGTTTCAAGTTCTTTGATCCAGTTGGCCGAGGGGGAGGCCGAAGCCATCGGTTTCATTCCCTTAATTTTGGGGTTGCAGGATTTGGATGCTGACGGACGCCGGGAAACTATTCTCGGGCAGTCTTTCTACTCAGAGCAGGGGTTTGGTTCAGAGATTTATGAGATATTAATCTCACCGAACGGGCCTGACCTCTATAAGGCCGATCATGAAAAGTTAAGTCGATACACGTCAGTGTTTCGGGTAATCGGTGCTGTTGTTCAGAGCAAACCGGGACCTTTGAATATGGTGACCGTCTCCCAAGGGAAGGTTTCATTTTTCCCTGCTGGCACTGAGGGCCCACAGCTGGACTATGAAATTGGAAACCGGGTGGCAGGCACGAGTATGACTTACGACGTGTCGCCTGAGCTGGTGTTTAGTCCGAGGCAAACACTATTTTTGCCGAACCTGCTCGTACGCTCCGGTGAGGACCCAGTTAATATCGGGATTCCACAGAAATCCAGTGCAGCCGAAGATATGATAGGTGTTTATGATACGCGAGTTGATTGGTTGACGCTGAGATCCGGGAAATCTCCCCAAACGCAGTCAACAAGTCTTCTAACGTCGGCTCCGGTGTCGCCCGTATCAGGTAATACAGGGTTGTTCTTTATGTCGCCTGATGAGAACTCAGTTCAAAGCAACAGTTTTGATGTTGAGACGTTGGTGTATCGGGCTGCTATGCCTGCTGGTCGCTGACTAAAGCTGGATAAGTTGCCCTTGTAGTCGTCAAATGCTTCTGGGAAGCTCGATTAGAACCCGCAGACCACCTTTGGGTGATATAGAAAAATGCATGGCGCCACCGTAGTCATTGGTGATTTCCTCAACGATTGATAGGCCAAGGCCATAGCCAGGAGTTTTTTCGTCCAGTCTTTTCTGGCGCCTGGTAAGATCGGCAAGCTGGTGTGACGCTACTCCGGGGCCGTCATCTTCAACAAGAATGGTCAAAGTGTCATCGTGAAGTTTCAAGTGTAGATGAACTTCCTGAGAGCACCATTTGCTTGCGTTATCAAGGACATTACCCAAGATCTCATTAAAATCACGCTCATCAATTGGCCAGACAAGCTCTCTGGGTAATGTTTCTTGAAGATGGATCTGTTTGTAAGGATAGATTCGACTGACTACGTCCACCAGTGCCAGAGTTCTCTCAATGATCGGTGTCGCCTTTCCAATGTACTGACCGGACATTTCGGTTTTTCTCATTTGAGTGTCGATCAGCTCGTGCATTTCAGACAGTTGAGACTTAATTTGACTCGCGATTGTGGTGGGAATGGCTTCGTCATTGATCATGGAGTTTATGACGGCAAGGGGGGTTTTTAAGCTATGAGAAATATCTGCGGCTAGGTGGCGTGAACGGGAAAGTTTTTTGTCGTACGACTCTAATAGACGATTAAGATGTTTGACAAGTTCAGTGAATTCTTCAGGTACGTTCTCATCCAGTCTATTACGCTCACCATTTTTAAGCGACGTTAATTGGGAGCTCATCATTTTTAAAGGTTTTAGTGCGATAGTTACCCCAATAAATATGATCATTGATATCGTAACGAGAATTGTAAATGATATGATCCATATAAGACCGTGGATTTTGTCAAGAGTGTTTGGGGAGTAGGAGCTTTTTTCAATTATAGTAACGCTTAGCTTATCTTGTCTGTTATTAAATATTTTGTAGTATCCAAGGATTGATCGATCATTATACGATATGTGAAAAATTCCAGGATTTCTGAACGATTCTACCACCTGTAATTTCGGTTCAATGTTCTCGCTTGTAAAACTCCGACCTTGACTGTCTTCGATGTGAACAGAATATTGGGACAATGAAAAATCTCTGAGAGAAGATTTTGTAATTTCTTCTTTATCATTTGTTAGTGTCTTTGAGAGCCGGTTAGCTGCAGCCTCTAGCTGCTGCCTGTGAAGCTCGTCATGGATATAGTCGATTAAAAGGGTGTGTGAGAAGAATATTACCCCGGTACACGCGAAACCCGTTAGTGTCAGGAAAGTAAGCAGTTTCCGTTTTATTGAAGGGCGTTGTTTTTTTCTGGGCATGTGGTCTGCCAAGCAGGTAATTGGAAGTTGCTATCGACTAAATCTAGGCCTAAAAAAGCCGCACTACAAAAGTAGTGCGGCAAGACGGAATGGTGGAGACCATTCACGATGCAACTGGTTTTAAAACGATCTTTGTCGACAAGTTTCTATTGTTCAATCAAAAATTCTATTAATGCGACATTATTTCTAATGAATAAACTGATCTTTTGAAAATTGGTCCAATTGAGATAGATTGATATCTCCCGATTTGATCATCTCGTGATAGATATCGTCCTTAGTCGATAACATCAATTTTCGGCGTGCCTCCATGCCCACTTCAGATAACGCCGCCTGTGTCATTACCTTATGTTGTCTCTTCATATCCTGAATGCTGCTTTTGGAGAGCATGCCTTGTGCTAACTTATCGTCCTTGGCCTCAGTGGCATGGAGGTTTCCTGCCGCCAAGGCTAATGCTAACGATGTGAGCCAGAGATAGTTCCTCATAGAGTCACCTTTAAGTTGAATGATGTGCACCCTGATGGAACCAAATGAACTTTAACTCAGCTTGAAAAAATAAAATTAAATCATGAAAAGAGGACACGGGTGTAAGAACGGTTGCGATGGGGTCGTTAATACAAAGGTATTAAGGGGGTATTTTTTTCAATTTCGTTTCAAGTTCATCTGCTATCAATGGCGATGCGTTGTTCTGGCCGAAAGTGCCGGCATAACCAGCAACTTACCGGTGGTGGTCTGTAACCGAAGCGCCTTCGCGTTTGGTTTATGAGGTGTCGATCGCCGGTAGGGGATCTTATAACGAAAGCTCACGGAGACTGATTTATAATGCAAACTAAAAAACTCAGGTTAGCGATAAGAGCAACACTTGCGATATCAACCATGGGCCTGGTGGTCCCATCTGCTTTGGCGCAATCAACTGCGGAACTTCAAAAGCAGATCAATGACTTGCGCAGTCAGGTGGATCAGATGGCGGGGACCAATGATTCCAAGGGGTGGTTGCTGCCCGGCACTAACACTTCGGTTACGATTGGTGGTTACGTAAAATTGGATATGATTTACGACACAGACCAGGATATCGGTGACTTGCACGACCCGAGTGTTCTCGATACATCCGTAGAGGATGGTGATAGCTCTTTGAGAGCGCATGCCCGTCAATCACGAGTGCGTCTCGGAACCAGTACCCCGACCGATATTGGAGAAGCCAAGACGGTTGTTGAGGCAGACTTCTACGGCGGTGGTGGCAACGAACTGTTCTCCAATTCACGGGGGCTTCGTATTCGTCACGCCTATGGCGAGCTCAACGGCTGGCTTGCGGGTCAGACGTGGAGTAACTTTATGCACTTTACGGCTTACCCGACCACACTGGACTTTAATGGGCCGGTAGGTGTGAGCTTTATTCGTCAGGCACAGATTCGTTACACGATGGGAATAGGTGACGGACAGTTCTCGGTGTCAGCTGAAAACCCTGAAACCAGTGGGTTTGAAGGTTCACGTGATACCGTTCCTGACCTTACCGCCCGTTACAAGTGGGCAGGGTCTGGTGGTGGATTTGAGGTTGCTGGCCTGGCCCGTTCTCTCAAGACCGACGACGTCAGTGCTACAGGTGACGACGCTGCGTTTGGATATGGCGTCATGGCGGCTGGTCGACTCAACGTCACTTCAGAAACCTCGCTCATGGCCGGAGTTGTTTTGGGTGATGGTGTAGGTCGTTATCTTTACAGCTCGTACAGTAACAACGACAGCACTGCGAGTCGGACTGGCATCGGTGAGGCATATATAACTTCCGATGGTGATCTCGAAACTATCGAGGCTTACGGCTTCAACGTGGCGGCGAGCCATAAGTGGACGCCAAAATTCACCACGAGTGTGGCCTATGGGTTTTTAGAGGGTGATCAGGACGAGACTCTCTTTCCAAACTCTTTCCAAACCCTAGAGAGCGCTTACTTCAGCAACTTCTACCAAGTAGCTGATCCGGTGACTGTAGGGGTTGAGCTGTCGTACGCCAACAAAGAACTTGCAAACGGTGAGTCAGCTGACAACACCCGTCTTCAGTTGGCTGCGCAGTTTAGCTTTTAATTCATTATTACATTGCTTCACATAGTTGGACCCCACGACGGGCCTCAGTAGGCCCGTCGTACGTTATTGTTCACTTACACGCGATGCCGTCAGGGGCTCTTTCACCTCTCCTCCTTTTACGACGTTATCCCTGCCATTGTCTCGTCGATTCGACCTGCCCTCGGCATTTAATCCAAAAGTTCGCTAGTAATGTCCGTTCAGTCGCAATGTAGCTCTTATGGAGCGGCATTCAGACTGATTTAAAGGTTTGTCTGTAAGGTCGTCTTGGAATTTACGGCGAAAACGCTGATTCATGTATCTCAGTCAAATAGCCAGGATGATATTGAATGAACAAACGACTGTTGTTGTGGGTGCTGATAGTACCCGGAGTCTTGAACGTCATGCCTTCGGCGGCAGCCACCACCGGGGAGAGCGTTTCACTCAAGGAGTACCAGCAAGCCAAGGCCAGCCAGGCTGTCTCCTTGAATGAGGCAATGGTAATGGCATTTGAGAATAGCCCGGTGTTGGCTTTGAGGCGGGCTGCGGTGTCCATGCAGGAAGCTGACCTCGATCATGCCAGCCGCTGGGCGCCCAGCAACCCTGAGCTTGAGCTGAGTGGCCGTGACAATCCAGATCAGGCGGATCAGGCACTGAATTACGAGGTTCGGGTCACTCAGGAAGTCTGGATGGGCAATCGGGGCGATCTCGGTCAGTCGCGTGCTCAGAGCACTCTCACTTCTCAACAGCAGGAACTTGAATACCTGAAGGTGGCGACCAAGGCCCGAGTGCGGTCGGCCTACTTCAAGATTCTGCTTGCACAGAAAGAGCTGGAAACGGCAAGCCGCACCGTTGAGCTAATGCGGCGAACCAAAGAGCTGGTTGAGGTGTCCGTTGAGCGGGGCAAACAGACCCGAATTGACCTCAATACCGCTGTCATTGGCTTGGCAAGAGCTAAGAACCAGAAGGCCGAAGCGGAGCAAAAGCTTAGGCAATCAAAAATTGACCTGACGGAAGTTCTTGGGGTGTCCCCCTCTGATGCGGTAGAGGTCTTGGGAGAGCTCAATGTAGCTCGTGCCAACTTGCCACCAACTAATCGCCTGGTCGCGATGGCTCAGCGCCAGAGAGGGGATCTGAAGGCGGCAGCAGCCAGAATTGCTGCGAATGAGTCCGGCCTGAAACTGGCCAAGAGTCTAACGATTCCGAACCTGAAAGTGTTCGGGTTCTACGAGCGGGAGGAAAGATCCAACCTTTTTGGTGCGGGTGTGTCGATGCCTCTGACCGTGTTTCATGACTATTCCGGTGAAAAAAGGAAGGCCTCGGCTCAGTTGAAAATCTCCGAGCTTGAGGCCGAAGCGCTGCGTTTGGCGACTGAACGCCAGGTCGTGTCTGCTGTAGCTCAGTACGAATCCGCCGTACGCAGACTGCGCCAGATGAACGAGTCGATTCTCGAACGTTCGGAGGAAACGCTGCAACTGATGCAGAAAGCTCTTCAAGCGGGAAAAGTCGATGCCTCCGATGTCCTAGCTGCCCAGGACAATCTTTTGTCGGTGAGGAAGGAATATGTCCAAGTGCAACACGACTATATCGATGCCGTCCGGGCGTTGGAAGTGAGCACCGGTGGTGCCCTTTCAATGTCATCCGGTTCCTGATGGCAAGAAAATTAATGGTTGAACGTTCTCTTATATCGAAGGTGTTTAGATGATTCGAAATATGCAGATAATGTTTGTCGCGATCAGTTTTCTGGTCTATCAGCCACTGGCGCACGGCGCCGAGGAAGCCGAAGGAGGGCAGCACCAAAAGGGTGAGGCTGGGCACTCGGCTGAAGGCAGTGAGGCCCGCGAAGTTCATCTCACCCCAGAGCAGAGGGAGTTGCTTTCCGTGCAGACTGTAACGGTGCCCCGAGGCCGAGCTGACAATATCGTGACTGCGCCAGCTGAAGTTCATTACGTTCCGGATCGCGTCGCTGAGGTAGGGCCGCTCCTGCAGGGAAAGCTTACGAGACTGGCTGTTGATCTTGGGGACCAGGTTGAAAAAGGCCAGTTGTTGGCCGCGCTGAACAGCGTTGAGTTGGCTCGCATTCGTTCTCGCCTAAACTCGTTGAAAGCTCGGAAAGAAGCCGCGACTGCGGAGTATCAGCGAGAAAAGCAATTGCGGAGTGAAAGCTTCACCAGCGAAGAAGAGTTCCTGGACGCCAAGGCTGCTTATCTTGAAATTACAGCGGAGTACGATTCAATTCGTGAGCAACTGGCGGTTTTTGGCAGTGATTCGTCAGGCGCTGATAGCAGTCTCGCACAGTACGCGCTCCGTTCTCCTATTCAGGGGCGTATTGAGCGCATGGATGCCAGGTTGGGCCAAACCTTAAGCTCTTCAGATACGCCCTTTACCGTGGCTGATACCTCTGTGGTGTGGGTGATGTTGCAAGTTGCCGAAACTGACATTGGCAGGGTATCCGTCGGAGATGAAGTTCAGGTCTTCTCAAAGTCGGTTGAAGACCGCTTTCACACCGGAGAAGTGTCTTGGATCTCAAATGAGCTTGATGAGGAAACCCGCACCATTCCGGTTCGCGTTGTACTCGAATCCCCCAACGGCGACCTTCGTCCAAATACCTACGCCACGGCCAGAATCATGACTGAATCGGCGGCATCACTGCCCCTGGTTCCACACGATGCCGTGCAAACCATCGATGACGAGTCCGTTGTATTTGTTCCGGGTAATGAAAGGGGAGCCTACAAGGCGGTTCCAGTCACTCTTGGCAAGGAGGCTAACGACTGGATAGAGATTAAGTCCGGCATCAGCGCAAACACGGAAGTGGTTTCAGTGGGCGCTTTTGATCTGATGTCGGCCATTACCGCCAGTGGCCGCAGCGCCGCTCACGGACACTAATACTCGGGGGGAGCATGATCAACGCAATTGTGAATTATGCGCTGAACAATCGTTTGATGACGCTTGTTTTTGCTATCGCCGTGATCGTTGCCGGCATATTTTCATTTCAAAAACTGCCGGTGGATGCGTTTCCGGACGCGACACCGACCATGGTTCAGGTGTTCACTACCAGTCCTGGTTTGTCGCCAGTTGATATCGAAACGCTGATTTCCTATCCCGTTGAGATCAGCATGTATGGAATTCCCAAGTTAGAAAAAGTGCAGAGCACGTCGATTTTCGGACTTTCGCGGGTGACCATCTATTTCGAAGATGGCACCGATATCTACTTCGCCAGGCGGCTAGTTAACGAACGGCTATCCGAGGCCAAGCGCCAGATTCCCGAAGGGATGGGGGAACCCGAACTCGGGCCCATCGCAAGCGGTCTTGGGCGCATCCTGATGTATTCCTTGGAAACTGAGGATAAAGAGCAGTACAGCCTGCAGGAAATCCGCACGATCCAAGACTGGATTGTCAAGCCACAGCTCAGAACCGTGCCGGGTGTAACCGGTGTCCTGTCCATCGGCGGCGAGGTAAAACAATACCAGGTCAATATCGATGCGCAGGAGCTTCAGGCAAGGAACTTGACGGTGTCTGATATTCGCGGCGCTCTCACCCAGAATAATCGTAACGTCGGCGCCTCTTTCATTACGCGAGGCGGTGAAGAGTACATTGTTCGCGGTTACGGTTGGGTCGACTCAGGTTACGAAGGCATCGAAGACATCCAGAACATCATTGTGTCCAAGAGTGAGGGTGAGTCCCCTATTTACGTCAAGGATGTGGCGGAGGTTGGGCTTGGGCCAGCGATTCGCCGTGGGGCAGAGGTGTCCTCGGGTGAGGAATCCGTGGGCGGTTACGTGATGAAATTGATTGGCACCAACACCAGTCAGGTGCTTGAGGACGTCAATGCGAAAATCGACGATCTGAACAAGTCCCTCCCAGAGGGGTTGAAGATTGAAGCGTATTACTCTCAGGCAGACTTGGTGGGCAAGGCTATAGGCACTGTCGAGAAAGCACTGCTTGAAGGTTCGGTTCTGGTACTGGTTTTTCTCTATCTGTTCCTCGGAAATGTTCGTTCCACACTGATCGTGGTGGCGACATTGCCGTTGTCTGTACTCTTTGCGTTCATTGCCATGCGCATGTCGGGCCTGTCGGCCAACCTGATGAGTCTGGGGGGGCTGGCTATCGGCATCGGCATGATGGTGGACGGCGCTGTCGTGATGATAGAGAACATCTTCCGACACCTTGAGGAGCGATCCGATGAAAAGGTCAGCGTTTTGAGGCTTGTAGGTGAGTCCGCTCGGGAAGTGGCTCGTCCGATCGTGTTTGCGATTGGCATCATTATCATTGTTTTTTTGCCGCTGTTTACCCTGCAGGGCGTTGAGGGCAAGCTGTTTTCGCCCATGGCCTACACCATCAGCTTCGCGTTGATTGGTGCGCTGCTACTCGCGTTGACATTGGTGCCGGTTCTGGCCTCGCTCTCATTCAAAATGGGTGGGCAACATAAGGAGCCGAAGCTGGTTCTGTTCCTGAACCGGTTATACAAGCCGGTGGTGAATACTGTCGTCAAAGTCCCTAAGATTGTGATGGGCGTGGCCGTCGTTGCTTTTGCAGGCAGTCTTCTGCTCTTTCCCTATCTCGGAAGCGAATTCGTTCCCACGCTCAGGGAAGGCACGTTCCAGATTCGCTCGACACTGCCACCTGGAGCCAGTCTTGAATCCGCCATCAAATATGGCAAACGGATTCAGTCCGTTGTAGATGAATTTCCAGAGGTCACCGGCACCTATGCCAGGATCGGTCGTGCCGAAGTGGGTGGTGATCCTGAACCTGTGAACGTTGTCGCGACGCTTGTCAATCTGAAGCCCCTGGATCAGTGGCGAGAGGACGTGAGCTATGAGGATCTCCAAAGCAGGATTGCAGAGGCTTTGGATGAACGGGTCCCGGGGCTTGCCAACAATCTGTCCCAACCGATTCAGCTCAGAACCGACGAACTCCTGTCAGGCGTTCAGGCGCAACTGGTTGCCAGCATTTTCGGCGATGACCTAGACGAGTTGGGCCGGATCGGCAGGGAGGTAGCGGCCCTGGCGAATGATGTGCCGGGTGCAACGGATGTGCGCGCGCAGCAGAGTGCGGGTAAAAAACAGATCGTTATTCGCCCCGACCGTGAAGTGCTGGCGCAGTTCGGCATCAGCATCGATAACCTGATGAGTACGGTTGAAACCGGTATTGGCGGTAAAAGCGCCGGGCTGGTTTTCGACGGTGTCCGGCGATTTGAGATTTTCGCCCGGCTGCAAGAGTCCTATCGCGGGTCCATCGATGAAATCAGGAAGCTTCCCCTTAGGGGCAACAGCGGCGAGCTGATACCGCTTTCACGGGTGGCAGATGTTGAGATGTACGCGGGACCCAAGAAAATTTCACGCTCCAATGCCAGTCGGCGACAGTACGTGCAGATGAACGTACGTGGTCGCGATATGGGCAGTGTTGTTCAGGATTTGCGCAATCGGATTGAAAAGCAAGTGGACATGCCGCCGGGGTATTTCGTGGAGTTCGGTGGTCAGTTTGAGAACCAGGAAAGGGCCATGGCGCGGCTGGCGATTGTTGTGCCGATTACCCTGGCGCTTATTTTCCTGCTTCTTTTCTCCGCATTCAGCAGTCTGCGCTATGCGGCGCTGATCTTCATGAATGTGCCCTTTGCGGTTACTGGTGGCATTGTCGCGCTTTTTGTGACGGGGCTTTACCTCTCCGTGCCTGCAGCGGTGGGGTTCATCGCTGTGTTTGGCGTAGCCGTACTGAACGGTGTGGTGATGGTGAGCTACATCAATCAGTTGCGGGACGAAGGCTACGAAGTCATTGAAGCAGTCAAGCTGGGTGCTCAACGCCGTTTGCGGCCGGTTCTGATGACAGCCTCGGTGGCTATTCTGGGGCTGATTCCCTTGTTGCTGGCCGACGGTATTGGTTCCAATGTCCAACGGCCGCTGGCGACGGTTGTGGTTGGCGGTCTGATCACCTCAACGCTGCTGACGCTGGTGGTGTTGCCCAGTGTGTACCAGTGGTTTGCATCCGAACGTCGTGACGTTGAAGTCTGATAGGCAGGAGAAGGTTTATGTACGAAATAAAGGCTTATGTCAGAGAGGTGATGGCGGAGCATGTGGTTGATGCTCTAGCAAAAGTCCAAGGAGTGGCAAGCATTGCCGTCGTGTCTCTCAACGAATTTGGCCATCTGGTCGGTGATGAGTCGCCTCTGGAGAAAGTGAAGATGGTCAAGCTGGAAGTAGATGTAGCGACCGAAACTGTTGCCGATGAAGTTGTGGACATCATTGTGCGAACGAGCAGGACCCGGGATGGACACCCGGGGGACGGCAAGGTACTGGTATCCCGCCTGGTTCGGGCTGTTCGCATCGAGGATGGTGCGGCCAACGAAAGCGCACTTCAACCCACTTCAAGCTAGTTCTATTTAAGCTGGATGGTGGCATCGCGGCTGTGCTGGTCGCGCGAGCCGCCATCACAGCTCCATTCCCGGCTGAAAGATTTCAGACCTCGCCTAGGCCGCCCGCAACGAGTCGAAAAGCTCAAATTGCTTGTTTGATCTTGCGCGAAGAGAAGACAATGGTGGCGTAGGCATAAATCAGTAACTTTAGCATCGTCCGTGGATTGAGCGGCGAGTTGCGCCGGCCGACCACTTCATGTTCGTGTTGCGGCGGAAGCGGCGCTTTGAGAATGGGTCAGTCTCTAAAAAGTCGAGGCTCCAACTACAACAAACCCCCGCCGTAATG from Marinobacter adhaerens HP15 encodes the following:
- a CDS encoding efflux RND transporter permease subunit, producing the protein MINAIVNYALNNRLMTLVFAIAVIVAGIFSFQKLPVDAFPDATPTMVQVFTTSPGLSPVDIETLISYPVEISMYGIPKLEKVQSTSIFGLSRVTIYFEDGTDIYFARRLVNERLSEAKRQIPEGMGEPELGPIASGLGRILMYSLETEDKEQYSLQEIRTIQDWIVKPQLRTVPGVTGVLSIGGEVKQYQVNIDAQELQARNLTVSDIRGALTQNNRNVGASFITRGGEEYIVRGYGWVDSGYEGIEDIQNIIVSKSEGESPIYVKDVAEVGLGPAIRRGAEVSSGEESVGGYVMKLIGTNTSQVLEDVNAKIDDLNKSLPEGLKIEAYYSQADLVGKAIGTVEKALLEGSVLVLVFLYLFLGNVRSTLIVVATLPLSVLFAFIAMRMSGLSANLMSLGGLAIGIGMMVDGAVVMIENIFRHLEERSDEKVSVLRLVGESAREVARPIVFAIGIIIIVFLPLFTLQGVEGKLFSPMAYTISFALIGALLLALTLVPVLASLSFKMGGQHKEPKLVLFLNRLYKPVVNTVVKVPKIVMGVAVVAFAGSLLLFPYLGSEFVPTLREGTFQIRSTLPPGASLESAIKYGKRIQSVVDEFPEVTGTYARIGRAEVGGDPEPVNVVATLVNLKPLDQWREDVSYEDLQSRIAEALDERVPGLANNLSQPIQLRTDELLSGVQAQLVASIFGDDLDELGRIGREVAALANDVPGATDVRAQQSAGKKQIVIRPDREVLAQFGISIDNLMSTVETGIGGKSAGLVFDGVRRFEIFARLQESYRGSIDEIRKLPLRGNSGELIPLSRVADVEMYAGPKKISRSNASRRQYVQMNVRGRDMGSVVQDLRNRIEKQVDMPPGYFVEFGGQFENQERAMARLAIVVPITLALIFLLLFSAFSSLRYAALIFMNVPFAVTGGIVALFVTGLYLSVPAAVGFIAVFGVAVLNGVVMVSYINQLRDEGYEVIEAVKLGAQRRLRPVLMTASVAILGLIPLLLADGIGSNVQRPLATVVVGGLITSTLLTLVVLPSVYQWFASERRDVEV
- a CDS encoding P-II family nitrogen regulator, whose protein sequence is MYEIKAYVREVMAEHVVDALAKVQGVASIAVVSLNEFGHLVGDESPLEKVKMVKLEVDVATETVADEVVDIIVRTSRTRDGHPGDGKVLVSRLVRAVRIEDGAANESALQPTSS